One genomic segment of Natrialbaceae archaeon AArc-T1-2 includes these proteins:
- a CDS encoding ATP-dependent carboxylate-amine ligase, producing the protein MRSASPRVLLLDGDYDNTLVIADELVEDLDATVVGVGTTRHSRLLRSTYCDDGRILPPPDSPSYADALLELIERDRPDIVLPVGYDSMAAVQTIRASIPGSVALCVPSTDAFRVAADKAATLRRGREIGLETPADYSDVVADLEADGRPEPDGTLPFPIFLKARWENGGVTTAPVTEPAAFWETYDRIAAGAPNDDVLVQEYVDGTDSTYGCGLCCFDTDVELAITHEELRSVPRHGGSGTHLRISPGTELESHARRLLRELGWHGVALVEFKRRPDGTAVLMEINPKFWASYALASRFGYRFASTIVATQLELDVDLPVGSPAPSGEMVFPLRELQFAATNWADERILESLSTLAAPGAVWDVDRRDLGAWLTPPPSLLERFLDDRSPHSVDRGRSNAAVELAADESDRKATRRAAETERLPPVDDSAPTE; encoded by the coding sequence ATGCGTTCCGCCTCACCGAGGGTACTCCTGCTCGACGGGGATTACGACAACACGCTGGTGATCGCGGACGAACTCGTCGAAGATCTCGATGCGACGGTCGTCGGCGTCGGAACGACTCGTCACAGCAGGCTGCTCCGGTCGACGTACTGTGACGACGGCCGGATCCTTCCGCCCCCTGACTCGCCCTCCTACGCGGACGCGTTGCTCGAGTTGATCGAGCGCGATCGACCGGACATCGTGTTGCCGGTCGGCTACGACTCGATGGCGGCCGTCCAGACGATTCGGGCTTCGATTCCCGGGTCGGTCGCGCTCTGTGTCCCCTCGACCGACGCGTTTCGCGTCGCAGCGGACAAGGCGGCGACGCTACGTCGCGGCCGGGAGATCGGTCTCGAGACGCCGGCCGACTACTCGGACGTCGTGGCTGACCTCGAGGCCGACGGCCGTCCGGAGCCGGACGGGACGCTCCCGTTTCCGATCTTCCTGAAGGCGCGATGGGAGAACGGTGGTGTAACGACTGCACCCGTCACGGAGCCGGCGGCGTTCTGGGAGACGTACGACCGAATCGCGGCCGGCGCGCCAAACGACGACGTACTGGTTCAGGAGTACGTCGACGGCACCGACTCGACGTACGGCTGCGGACTGTGTTGTTTCGACACCGACGTCGAGCTCGCGATCACCCACGAGGAGCTCCGTTCGGTCCCGCGTCACGGAGGAAGCGGGACACACCTCAGGATCAGTCCCGGAACGGAACTCGAGTCACATGCTCGACGATTACTGCGTGAGCTCGGCTGGCACGGCGTTGCACTCGTCGAGTTCAAACGCCGGCCCGACGGGACCGCCGTCCTGATGGAGATCAACCCGAAGTTCTGGGCCTCCTACGCGCTCGCCAGTCGGTTCGGCTACCGTTTCGCGTCGACAATCGTCGCAACCCAGCTCGAGCTGGACGTCGACCTGCCGGTCGGATCGCCGGCACCGTCGGGCGAGATGGTGTTTCCGCTGCGGGAGCTGCAGTTCGCGGCGACGAACTGGGCGGACGAGCGCATCCTCGAGTCGCTGTCGACGCTCGCCGCTCCGGGGGCTGTCTGGGACGTCGATCGGCGCGACCTCGGCGCGTGGCTGACGCCGCCGCCGTCGCTGCTCGAGCGATTTCTGGACGACCGGTCTCCCCACTCTGTGGATCGCGGCCGATCGAACGCGGCCGTCGAACTGGCCGCAGACGAATCGGATCGGAAGGCGACGAGACGGGCAGCCGAGACGGAGAGATTGCCGCCGGTCGACGACTCCGCGCCGACGGAATAG